A window of Sphaeramia orbicularis chromosome 8, fSphaOr1.1, whole genome shotgun sequence genomic DNA:
CTTCAGGATCAGTCCGCAGCTTCTCCTCACCTGTCGACAGGTAAAAAGGAGGTTTTCTATTGGATGCTTGTCTTCAGCCTCCAACATGTCACATGACTCCTTCACTGTCATTTCGTTATCGTGTCCGTAGCGCCGCCTCCGACGTAACCTCGGGTCTGAGTGACTGTAACGAGGGCCAATCGGAGTGGAGCGGCCAGGAGGCGGGCACACGGGCGGCATCGAAGCAGTTCCGAAGGCGGGCTCGGGCCCGGCTGAGGATGACGGGCCTGTTGGACCCGGCGGACCGCGTCGTAGAGTGTCAACTGGAGACGCACGACAGCAAGATGGTGACCTTCAAGTTCGACCTGGACGGAGACAACCCAGAGGACATCGCCTCGGTGATGGTGAGGACGAGTGGCCAATCACAGGCTGCGTCTACGGCGGACTGACGGCTCATTCAGGTGTTTGTGCAGATCCACAGGGACTTCATCCTGCGCTCCGAGTGTGACGGCTTTATCCTCCGCATGTATGACATCATCAAGAGAGCAGAGTCTATGATCCACCAGAAACTGGGGGACACAGACAGGTCATCACACTTGACGTCACCCAGTCTACCGGAGCCCCAGGTAAGAAGACAACCGCATGACCGTACGCACACACGACTGGACCAACAACTGGACCAACGCACGACTGGACGACTGCAGGACTGGACCCACTGCACGACAGGACCAACGCACGACTGGACCAACGTACAACCGGACCAACGCACAACTCTACCAACGCACGACTGGACCAACGCACGACTTGACAACTGGACGACTGCACGACTGGACCAGCGTACAACCGGACCAATGCACAACTCTACCAATACACGACAGGACCAACGCACGACTGGACCAACGTACAACCGAATGACTGCACGACTGGACCAACACACGACTGAATGACTGCACGAACGGACCAATGCACGACTGGACAACTGCACGACTGGACCAACGCACGACTGGACCAACGCACAACTGGACCAACGCACAACTGGACCAACGCACGACTGGACGACTGCAGGACTGGACCTACTGCACGACAGGACCAACGCACGACTGGACCACCGTACAACCGGACCAACGAACAACTCTACCAACGCACGACTGGACCAACGCACGACTTGACAACTGGACGACTGTACGACTGGACCAACGTACAACCGGACCAATGCACAACTCTACCAATATACGACAGGACCAACGCACGACTGGACCAACGTACAACCGAATGACTGCACGACTGGACCAACACACGACTGAATGACTGCACGAACGGACCAATGCACGACTGGACAACTGCACGACTGGACCAACGCACGACTGGACCAACGCACAACTGGACCAACGCACAACTGGACCAACGCACGACCGGACAACTGCACGACTGAACCATCGCACGACTGGACCAATGGAGGACTGGACGCACGCACAGCTGGACCAACGCACGACTGGACTAACCTACAACTGAACCAACGCACGACTGGACCAACGCACGACTGAACCAACACACGACTGGACAACTGCATGACTGCACGACTGGACGACTGCACGACTGGACCAATGTACAACTGGACCAACGCACAACTTGACGACTGCACAACTGGACCAACGCACGACTGGATGCAAGCACGACTGGACCAACACACAACTGGACCAACGCACCACTGGACCAACGCACAACTGGACCAATGCACGACTGGCCCAACGCATGACTTGACGACTGCACGACTGGACCAACGCACGACTGGACTAACGCACGACTGGGCCAACGCACGACTGGACGACTGCACGACTGCACAACTGAACCAACACACAACTGGACTAACGTACAACTGAACCATCGCACGACTGGACCAATGGAGGACTGGACCAACGCACGACTGGACCAACGCACGACTTGACCAACGCACGACTGGACTAACGTACAACTGAACCAATGCACGACTGGACCAACGCACGACTGAACCAACACACGACTGGACCAATGTACAACTGGACCAACGCACGACTGGACCAACGCACGACTGAACCAACACACGACTGGACCAATGTACAACTGGACCAACGCACGACTTGACGACTGCACAACTGGACCAATGCACGACTGGACTAACGTACGACTGAACCAACGCACGACTGGACGCAAGCACGACTGGACCAATGCACGACTGGACCAATGCACAACTTGACGACTGCATGACTGGACCAACGCACGACTGGACTAACGTACAACTGAACCATCGCACGACTGGACCAATGGACGACTAGACACACGCACAACCGAATGACTGCACGACCGGACCAACGCACAACTGGACAACTGCACAACTGGACCAACGCACGACTGGACCAACGCACGACTGGACCAACACATGACTGGACCAACGCACGACTGGACGCACGCACGACTGGACCAACGCACGACTGGACCAACGCACGACTGGACCAACGCACAACTGAACCATCGCACGACTGGACCAATGGACGACTGGACCAACGCACGACTTGACGACTGCACGACTGGACCAACGCACGACTGGACTAACGTACAACTGAACCAACGCATGACTGGACCAACGCACGACTGGACTAACGTACAACTGGACCAACGCACGACTGGACGCACGCATGACCAGACGACTGTacaattctttctttctttctttctttctttctttctttctttcttattcaGTGCTTCTTCTTAATATTTTGATGTGACCTCAGTATTTGTTCGACAGATTCCGTGTCATGTGACAATGGTTCAGAACTTGGTGAACTTTAGAATTCTAATAATTATTCTTATTAACTCGGGACTTTGTGTTGTGGATTTGTGACAGAATCGTGTTCAACTGTGTTTTAATCAGACAGTTTGATCTAATTATACGTCCACCTGTATGTTTTCAGTCCAGCGGGTCCAGACCCGTGTCGGGTCCTGGGTCGGGTCCTGGGTTGGGTCTTGATCTGTCCAGGACTCTGTCGTCGTCTTCTCTACCAGGTAACAACCAATCAGAGAACAGACTGTGGATGCTCTGAGCACTCTAATGAACTGATGCATCTTCTTGTAAGACATTACAGACGATAACCCCTCCCCCTTGAAGAGCGTTGACTTCCATGTTGACCCTGAGGCCACGCCTCCTGTCAGGCCACTGAGGTCCCAGTCCTTTCACACGTCCTCAGGTCCATAAAGTTCATGTTCACCATGTGGTTTCTACACTTGATTTAAAGTCGTCAGCTTTAAtcccctcctctttcctcctcaggCTCCTCCCATCAGCCCCCCCAGTACCCTTACCAGTACCAGTACATGGACTCCACCCCTCTGGCCCTTCCCCCTCAGTATCGTCTGCCTTCTCCTCCTTACTCTGCCTACACCACTTCCTTTCCTTCTCCGAGCCCCAATCCCTCCgctcctgcccctcctgcccctcctgcccctcctgcccctcctgcccctcctcctcATTGGCCAACCCCTGATCAGCCTCTCTTCTCATTGGCTAACGTCTTCTCACTGGCGATGAGTGTAGCCCAGACCTTCATGCCTCCACCCGGGACCTCCAACCAGGGCTTTCACCCCCTCACCCAGACCCTTGCCCCCCCGTTCTCCTCCCCCCAGACCCCTCCCATGTCTCCCTCCTCCCACCGCCCTCCCACTAACTTCCCCTACAGCCCGCCCACTGTTCAGACAGGCTCCGCCTCTAGCAGTCAGCAGGTGGAGCCGTCAGGCCAAAGGGACTCACCTCAGGTAAGACAGAAGCACCAACCAGGTGAACTTCACTGAAGCACTTTGACTTCTGACATTAACCCCTTCATGTCCAtcaagtccagtccagtttatacGAGAAAGTTTGACTCACTATATTCATTTTAGACGTTGTTTTGAAGATTCCATTCTCCACAGCTGAGTTTCcaagtttattttacagtttttacagtgaaacatgggACTTGGACCTGTTTGGAGTcaggaggtcacatgactggactCAAGACCGGTCACATGACCGGACACAAGACCGGTCACATGACTGGACACAAGACCGGTCACGTGACTGGACACATGACCGGTCACATGACCAGACACAAGACAAGAAAAAACCAGTGTTCCAGTTCAGTGTGACCTGCTGTAGTTCAGTTTGTATTTGATCCATaaactaaaacagtaaatgtTCTAAACTAGAGGGTTTTCCCTTCAAATGAGCCATCACTGGTTCATTTAGTCCATTtagtaaactgaaactgaaactcaaactgacactcacactGACACTGACTTCACTGAAGGTCACGTCTCGTGTGGTCTGTGTTACTGACCGGTCCAAACCCTGGGCCTTCCGTCCATGCCTCAGTTcttgcacatacagacagatgGATCTGCATGTGGAGGATGTCCATAAAGTTCtcagaaagtgaaagtgagctcccctcaccttatcattgactatctgccccccccccgagtTTGGAACCACTGGTGCCAGACTTTCTGCACATATGGCTGGACGACCAACTGATGGCCAGGGCCAAGGGTCAAACTGACTCCATACTAACGAAGCCGTTTGTTTATCTGGGCCTGAGGTCCACAGACTCATAGACTGTAGCGCCCCCTTCAGACCAGATGACACCCATATTTACTCCAAATCACTGGAACATGTCATTCATTCCTGCGTTTATTCGTTTgttcgttcatttgttcatttcagcCTTATGGTCCATTTCAGAGGACGTTTGGCTCCACTTCGCCCCCTTACGGTGAGTCCAAACTGATGTCTGCTGCTGGTTCTAGTTCAGGGTGACCTCCTctccaccagagggagagttCTAGGCCTGTCTCAGAACCAGTTCCAGGTCTTTGTTTTTCAGAACCATTTGTGGTGAACACTCCCAGATCAGACTCCTGGTACCAGTACCTGGTTCTCAGGCTGTTTACCAGTGTTGGTCTTGCTGGTTTTAATCCAGACCCTAATGGAACCAGGTCCAGATTCAGTTCCAACTTCTGAACTGTATCTGGACCTGCCTCCATGCAGGGCTCAGAGGGACACCATAGTCCAGGGACCAGAGCCGGTGATGGTTTATTTGGATGTTTTACAGGTACAGGCACTGTCACCACTACCAGTACCTCCAGTCCAGGTGTGACCGGTACCCCGGGTCCAGGTGTGACCGGTACCCCAGGTCCCGGACAGGAGTTCTCTGAATCCAACCTCCAACACAAAGTAAGTCTgatctgtttttctgtatttgttgTGACTGCTGAAGGTGAAGATGGTGATCCTGGTGTGGTTTGTGTTCAGGTGTCTCCCCCAGTGTCCCTGTCCCCCACACTGTCCCCCAGACTGTCCCCCATAGCTGAAGGTGAGTCTCACCTGTCTGTGGAACCTTCTGGATCCTTCCTGTGTGGCTCCTCCTCCAACTTCTTCTCCTGTTTATAGTGAACAAACTTCCAGCCTTCACCGTCGGCCGCTTCCAAGTCAGTCCCTCCAAAGATGTCCGCGCTGTCCATCACCCAGAACCCCGCCCTCTCAGCCAGGCCACGCCCACTGCCCATTCCCCACCTCCCTTCAGGCCCGACCAATCGGAGACCTCCaccagtagcagcagcagcagcacagaagAGGAGAGCCAATCAGAGGCCAGCGTCAACACGGTGACAGTCTCCCCAACCAATCAGGCTCctggttaccatgacaacacagaGGATGAAGACAGGAAGAGGGGTGGGGGGCGGAGGCTGAGCGTGAGCCTGTGGGAGGGGTCTACCAGCTTCAGCCAAGCGTGGAACCGCTACGCATCGCACATCAGCTCTGACGAATCAGACAGCGACGACGAGGACATGTGGGAGGAGCTTCAGGAGCTGCGTGACAGGTGACGGGTTCAGAgaatttcattatgttttatggaTGTGTACAAAGGTtatcatcgttaacgaaaactaacgaatgacgaaaactagaattgaaaaaacattttcgttaactgaaaaaaataaaaactataatttaaaagaaaaaaccctaactaactgaaactgtattgtgtgtttacaaaactaactaaaacagataaaaattatggatcaaattcccttcgttttcgtctttgtcaaagtcagattgatacgaaatcgatttatttcgctctagcaattttagctagcggcaccatacgacactttttgctccatcacttgtgttcacttgtggtttccagtcgtcttctggtccccactctacctggaaacatggagactaaagcagcagagtcctgtctgggattgatttgaataggagcacagagaagaagagaaaagagaccactgaactacaactgaactacaactgaactacaactgaactacaactgaactacaactgaactacaactgaactacaactaaactaaaactaaactacaactaaactaaaactaaactacaactaaactaaaactaaactaaaattgaattacaactgaactacaactgaactacaactaagctacaactaaactacaactgaattacaactaaactacaactgaattacaactgaactacaactgaattacaactgaactacaactgaactacaactaaactaaaactaaactaaaactgaattacaactaaactacaactgaattacaactgaactacaactgaattacaactaaactacaactgaactacaactaagctaaaactaaactacaactaaactaaaactaagcatttagaaaataacgaaaactaataaaaaaatcggaccaatggtcctgtatctcagcggccaaattcaaagctgtggtaaatgtatccagatccatttattctcaccagttctgtgtatttattctattacagaaatagtccatgttttgctcatattccaatcagatctgtaaaaaattcaaattcacacttgatatcattgatactgatttattggatcaatccactccttatctcttataatggggaaatttttcaaagtggcaccaaatccagaatcagatccagatccaaataatttcactaacttttgttgacatcatcatacagaagctgtagaccaagtttgaagtcaatcagaactggagttcagagaagaagatgctTGAAAGTTtggtaacggacgacagacgacgccagATGCTGCATGACGACATTAGCtcacggcctgtcggccggtaagctaactatcgaccctgctctaaaaatgaattaaaacgaactgaattagagaaaaaaagtccaaagtaaataaaactaaacgagaatgaacaatccaaaactattagaaccttgatgtgtGCGTGTCAACCTGTTGGACCCAGAGGAACCAGATACAGATCCACCTAAACCTGTTGGAACTGACCCAACAGGAGGTCCACCAGTTCCTGTTGGGTTTGGGTGGAGGTCACTGTTTTTGGCCTTtccagtcatgtgacctttgaaACGAGGCGCACTAATGAAGTCTACATGAAAAAGTCATCTGTCTGTAAAACACCTGCTGTTCTCCAACGCCTTGTGAACCTCTCCACTTCCTGCAGACACCTGGCGGAGGTGCAGAACCTACAGACCAATCAGAAGCGAGAGATTGAGCAGCTGTACATGCGGATGGGTAAAGTCCCGCCCCCTGGCATTGTACCTCCGGCAGCCATGTTGAACCACCGTCAGCGCCGCCTTTCCAAGACCGGAAACTATCCTCCTGTCCGCAAAAACAGCCTGCAGAGGCTGGATGTACCGCCCCCCGCAGGTGAGGAGGAAACACTGCAGCCTCTGCAGCCACGCCCACCTGCTTTTCTGCTGTTTGACCTTTTGCATCTGggctgtttgacctttgacctttgctgTCCACTCTGTGTCCACTCAGGCATCATGAGGACGGGCTCCGGCAGCAGCAGTGGCTCTCTGGACAGACCTGGGAAAGGTGTGACCTTTGCCCCTGAACACACGATGAGACCAGGTTCACCTGAAACCTGCACGTTTACCCAGGATGCATCTGTCCCTGACTGGTAGAAGCTCCGTCAGGTCTGGGACGAGGATCGACCTTTAGCTCCGTAGTCCTAAACATGAACAGTGAATCCATAATGTTAACCAAACCTTCATCAGCTCCGTTTGTTTTTATTGCAGTGAAAATGAACTTGATGACCAtcgacgatgatgaagatgaagaaaccACGTGTCACTTTACTTCaacgacctttgacctctgacctttggttCAGACAGATTTAAACGGGTCATGTTCTGTGTTTGGTGTGAATCCATTTATGACGTAGTTTTCTGTGTGATGTGAACAAACCTCTTGTATATGGAGGGCTGAACCTGccatactgaaaaatataaacaaatataaaaatggctaAAAACTTCATTTCTGTACCATTTATTgatctattttgtccttttttttatagttttccttatttaatttttaacccttcatttatttctgctttgctttgtatttacattttctttatctcttttcttgtttatttctatattttattttcatctgacatcttattaatttattgtcattttttattcacagtcatatttacctcttcagtattccccttttgcattttATTCCTTTGGAAACCAATGCAGaaataaacatttacattttcttcctctatgtattttgaaaatgtaaatagaaagcaacacagaaataaatacaGGGACAAAAATTAAATAGGGAaaactataaataaggacaaaatagataaataaatggtacagaaatgaacttatcaagccatttttatatctgtgtatatatttttcaagttgacaggttcagtcctccataaaatagaggaagaaaatgtaaatagaaagcaatgcagaaataaCCAGAGGGATaaaatgcaaaaggggaatactgaagaggtaaatatgactatgaataaaaaaaatgacaaattaataagatgtcagatgaaaattaaatatagaaataaacaagaaaagagacaaagaaaatgtaaatacaaagcaaagcagaaataaatgaaggggtaaaaaatgaaataaggaaaattataaataaggacaaatagataaataaatggaacAGAAATGAAGTTTTCAAGccatttttatgtttgtgtttatatttttcagtatggCAGGTTCAGGCCTCCATATGTATTTgtatcacacaaacacaaagatgtGAAAGATGAAGCAgaaataaaaaagtgtttttgtGAATGAGCTCAGACGTTTGTTGGAGACTCATGGACGTGAAGACATTCCTTtggtttatttgtcttttttttttattggaactGGATGAATTTATCTGAAGAACAAACTCACACACACGCTGCATTTATGGACCTGTTTATTGACTCTCAGCTTTTACTGGTTGTGTCACAGGTCATGTGACTCAGACTCCGCTGCTGATTGGCCGTCGGTGCCGGTGGTGGGCGTGGAGGCGGTGGAGGAGACCGCCTACCCGTAGACCGACTCTTCCTGGGTCTGGGTGGAGCCGCAGACGCTGTGGACCAATCAGAAGACATTAGAGCGGACCCGCCCAGCTGCTCTTCATTCAACCAATCAGTGATCAGTGTTCCCAGTGTGGGCGTGGTCACCTGTTTCAGCCCTGAAGCCTTTTGTACTCAGCGACCTCCGACTCCAGATGGATGTGGGTGTCCAGAAGCTTCTTGTATTCATAGTCCTGAAGATCCAGGTCCAACCTgagctggaccagctggtcctccAGAGTGGAGAcctggaagagaagaagaagaagaggaaggagaaggagaagaaaaagaggaaggagaagaagaagaagaaggaggaaggagaaggagaagaagaagaagaaggagaagaagaagaagaagaagaaggagaagaagaggaaggagaagaagaaggagaagaagaggaaggttcTATGTGTTACCCGGTCCCTGCGGGTCTGTGTGTTACCCGGTCCCTGCGGGTCTGTGTTACCCGGTCCCTGCGGGTCTGTGTTACCCGGTCCCTGCGGGTCTGTGTTACCCGGTCCCTGCGGGTCTGTGTTACCCGGTCCCTGCGGGTCTGTGTTACCCGGTCCCTGCAGGTCTGTGTTACCTGGCTCAGGTATCCTGTCAGCGTCCCTCCGTACTGCCTCAGGGTTTCAGCCACACTTTCCTCCAACACTTCCTGCAGAGGAAACACACCACTCATCAAGcctcagtcatgtgacctttcCTGTGGTCATCGGGTCCACGGAGCGGGTCAGTCCTGCGGACCGGCCCCGGCCTCCGCCCGACAGGAAGTCCACCGTGGAGGTGTGAGGGCCCATCATGGCCGCTGCGGCTGAACTCCACCTCCTCGTGGTGTCAGCTCCTCTGGACCTTCAGCCTGTTTCCACTGAACGTGTCCTTTTTTGTCCGACTGTTGGTCCCAGCGTCCTCACTTCTTCTACTGGACCTGGACTCACACCTGCGGACCTGATTACTGTCATTTCCTGTGGATTGTGACGCTCACCGTGTCTGACGCGGACCGCAGTTGGGTCTCAAGAGACTCCAGAGTAGACTGGACCTGggtgacttcaaaccacgacgtCTGCAGGGTCTGGATGTGAACCACCACCTTGTCCTTCAGAACCTGGGTCTGCacaaaaccaacaaacacacGGGTTGAATCCATTGGGTCCCGTCGACGTCTAATGACGTCCACCGCCACAGGAAGTGAGGTCATGTGGGTACCTTGGCCTGGAAGGCCTCCAGGTCCTTCTGGTTCTTGGAGTAGATGGTTTGGTCCAGTGGTGTGTTCTGGGCCATGGTCTTGGTGAGGTCCACCTGTGGAACAGATGGAACACAAGTCTCACTATGGAATGTGAACCCATGGCTCTGGGACCCAGGGTTTTAGAGCTGGACAGTCTAGGAGACACTAGGACTGGGTCCAGCTGGTCCACGTGGGTGCAGCTCATCTGTGGCAGTGGTGTCCTTCTGTTGTCATTGAACCTGCTCTCAGGATGGTTCCTGGTCTCCCTCTGGTGGCTTGGCTCAGTTTGTCCTGTGGGTCCAGGTTTTGGGGGACGGCGTCCACTCACCTCCTGGTTGTTCTCCTTGAggatcttcagctcctcctccagacccCGGATCTGCGTCTTCACGTCGGATCTGGTCTGCGTCAGCTGGTCCAGGATCTTCTTCAGTTCAGCGACGTCGGCTTCCAGCCACTGCGGCGCCGCCGGCTCCTTCTCACTCCTGCAACACAACGACCACAGGTGAGGATGAACCGAACTGCAGACGCTCAACTGATCTGAACTCATGAGGACAAACATCTGACAGTGCAGTCGTCTGGAACTCctacagagggtctgcacatatgtcacccccccaggccacacccctctaagcccaggccacgcccctctcagtcagactgagtgtcttaaaccaacctgctcaacatgacggagtacagcagtaaacacagccagagaaaaggaccatgggaaatctgaaattaaatgaaggacagttggactggacatggatctgtacgagctaccaaagaacaagtggtccagaactaggaccagaaccagctgatccaaagggtctaaaactagggcccagaaccagctgatccaaaggtcatttccagtggaccgtggactgaccccagtgaatatatgcaggatctactgggactgagcagatttactgagtctagttcagatccagtcctttatccaacacagatactactgctgtggaccagcagggcaccactgcattctgggaaattagcagatttacaccacctggtttaaatgaacacattattctgatcatattatggatttattgtcagaatatgacgactttaatctcataaaccaatgacatttatgttaaattatgagttttttttataactatgactttattctcataacattgtgattctttttgtattcgactttattctcataaaattccaggttttatctccatattttctgactttcttctggtagtgcccagtgtttttcttttcttctgtggtcctaatactccgtcgtagctttattctccagttcctccgtatttgtaaaactaggttggactcagtttcagttcgtttactaatcatgtaggagcacaaggttcacaatcacaaaatgaagacaaaaaccaggaaagatctgatcatgaaaccaagagctgcactaagaaggaccgttagccaaaacaatgggtcatttcaggtctgattggaccaaaaatacagcatcagtgaatgttagctgacaccaaacaggatccacagatctaggtttggtttcctggatttgtggatccatctccttctgttttctttgtctttgggtgtctgtaaacgatagctcccactgctttaagaacctgaaaatacaaccaaccaacaacagctctgccccagttTGGATTCAGTcttgttcttcagttcagacaggactgaagccaacgctgtcactcatctgcctctgtctgacactcagtgggcggagccacgggGACATCACGCGCACCCCCTCTCTAACCTGTGTTTGGACTCACTTGTTCTTGAGATGTCCATCAGCcgtgtgggcgtggcctatggaTCCGTACACCTGGACGACGGTCTGGATCTGCagacgacaaacacacacatcagacaAACACTGATCTGATCTGTCCAAGGA
This region includes:
- the LOC115423658 gene encoding serine/threonine-protein kinase WNK4-like isoform X3, with translation MLLWPENDTTIQTAEEEKEAVLHPAPPPVTMTTSTNDQPEAPPTDRDMTSDSGEETAEALSDSAREELPWQRKEEEEHDEEMQAVASSPDGRFLKFNIEIGRGSFKTVYKGLDTETTVEVAWCELQTHRLTKSERQRFGEEVEMLKNLQHPNIVRFFDSWKSTLKGRKCTILVTELMTSGTLKTYLRRFRQMKLKLLQRWSFQILKGLQFLHSRSPPILHRDLKCDNVFITGPTASVKIGDLGLATLKKASFAKSVIGTPEFMAPEMYEEKYDEAVDVYALGMCILEMATSEYPYSECQNAAQIYRKVTNGIKPDSFFKVIVPELKEIIEGCIRTNSSERFTIQDLLDHRFFQEQLGVHVELAEDDDGSKTALKLWLRMDANKKLQGKYKDNNAIEFLFEMYKDVPEEVAQEMVVLGFVCEADYKVVAKAIRHRVSAIMRQREKQRRLQEESDPAPQQPQPANQTSASNIATAGTTANQVQEDVTADASPVPWIQAPPTASNSPVDSGISSVSCRTEGDEDETTKTETKMDDSAPRVSVDVEAPPPPVTSPAPVISLLTPPPAAVRRTKPPPLPVLRFPKSIAVSQNAKRSSGSVRSFSSPVDSAASDVTSGLSDCNEGQSEWSGQEAGTRAASKQFRRRARARLRMTGLLDPADRVVECQLETHDSKMVTFKFDLDGDNPEDIASVMIHRDFILRSECDGFILRMYDIIKRAESMIHQKLGDTDRSSHLTSPSLPEPQSSGSRPVSGPGSGPGLGLDLSRTLSSSSLPDITDDNPSPLKSVDFHVDPEATPPVRPLRSQSFHTSSGSSHQPPQYPYQYQYMDSTPLALPPQYRLPSPPYSAYTTSFPSPSPNPSAPAPPAPPAPPAPPAPPPHWPTPDQPLFSLANVFSLAMSVAQTFMPPPGTSNQGFHPLTQTLAPPFSSPQTPPMSPSSHRPPTNFPYSPPTVQTGSASSSQQVEPSGQRDSPQPYGPFQRTFGSTSPPYGTGTVTTTSTSSPGVTGTPGPGVTGTPGPGQEFSESNLQHKVSPPVSLSPTLSPRLSPIAEVNKLPAFTVGRFQVSPSKDVRAVHHPEPRPLSQATPTAHSPPPFRPDQSETSTSSSSSSTEEESQSEASVNTVTVSPTNQAPGYHDNTEDEDRKRGGGRRLSVSLWEGSTSFSQAWNRYASHISSDESDSDDEDMWEELQELRDRSCRPSLKSIRTGVQRRRCLKVW